Genomic DNA from Thermofilum sp.:
ATCGACGCAGTCCTCCTATCCTGCCAGACAATCGCGTTGTACAGAGGCTCTCCGCTGCGCACATCCCACACCACCACCGTCTCCCGCTGGTTCGTAACGCCTATGGCTGCGATTTCGTGCGGCTTGACCTTGCTGCGGGAAACAGCATCCTTAACGCAGAGAACAGTCTTCTCCCATATCTCCTTCGGATTGTGCTCTACCCAGCCGGGCCTCGGGTAGATCTGCGTATGCTCCCTGTACGACCAGCCGCCTTTAACCGGTTGGCCATCATCGGAGTATATAGCAGCGCGGGTTCCGGTGGTACCTTGGTCAATGACAAGTAGGTATTTTGCCACGTCAAGGTAAAAGAAGCTTGCTTTATCTTTTTTACCGTGGATAAGCTTAAACTACTTTACTAAAACTACTAAAATTTTAAATTTGCGGCGCAGACAGTTGATTTATTTAAATTTCCTGAGAGCTACTGCAAAGATCGCTTCTTCTGGTACTACACTCCCTTGTACGCTGGAATGAAGCAGCATTCTATTTCAGGAAAACAGGTGGAGTCTACGCGGCGTTCTTCCTCCAGCTCCTGTTCTTCGCCTGGTATCACGCAGCTTTCTCGGTATTCCACGTCCCAGCGCTTCCCTAGCGTAGCTTTCAAAGAAGTTTTTTCCCTTCGATAGGTAAAGATTCTGACAGCTTCGCATATAAAGCATGGGGAGCCTTCTACCTAATGTGGCTCCAATGGAGGCGGAAATCGAGGAGATAAAGCGGAGAATGCTCGCGCAGATGCTCCGCAGCCCCCGGGCTGGTAGTACTGCCTGCCCCTACAACCCGGAGGCTGGCGCAGCCGAGCTAGCGGAGTCGCTGCGCGGCTGCAAGGTGGTTGTCGCGGACTTCTGGGCTGAGTGGTGCGGCCCCTGCAGGATCACAAGCCCCATAGTCGAAGCAGTAGCCAGGAAGTACGAGGGAAGAGTCGCAGTCCTCAAGATCAACGTGGACGAGCACCCAGAGCTCGCCGCGAAGTTCGAAGTGCTCAGCATCCCCACGATCATCGTCTTCCACCAGGGCAGAGAGGTGGAGAGGTTCGTCGGCTACTCCCCCTCGCTTCCCCGCCAGCTCGACTCCCTCGTGAAGGAGCTCCTTTCTTAGCGCGAAACTCTTATATCGCGAGTTCTCCTCGGCGCATGAAGCTCATGAGCGCTCTTAAGGATATTCTAGCTGAGGCAAAGATCATTTCGTTCGACTTCGACGGCACTCTTGTCGACAGCTACACGTACATGAGGGACGTGATCGAGCTTATGCTTCTCCACATGGGAACTCCGCCCAACATGCTGCAGCTGGTTTCCGAGCTAGCTTACCAGGAGTGGTTCAGCCGGGAGAGGGCAAACGCGATGAGCTACGCGGGTTTCGCAGCCCTCCTCGCTGAAGCTGCTGGAAAGAGCGGGCTCAGCCTGCCGCCACCCCCGCCGGATTTCAACGAGCTCTTCCTCGAGGCGAGAATTCAGGCTACCCGGCCCTACCCCTGCGCAGTCCAGCTCTTGGCGGCGCTTAAAGCGAGGGGGAAAGTTGTCGTCTCCGTGAGTGGCAACGACGGAATACCTGGCTTTAAGGAGAGGCGCGTAGAGGCTTCAGGCCTCCTGCGCTTCTTTGACAAGCTGGTGGTTCTGCCCGCGGGTCAGCTGTCGCGCGTGGAGGCGCTTCTCGAGGTTTCGAAGGAGTACGGCGCTGAGCCCAGCGAGGTGGTGCACTTCGACGATAGGCGCGAGGTGGCGTATCAAATCGCGGAAGCGGGCTTCAGAGCAGTGCTCGTGAAGACGGGGATGTGCACCGAGGCGCTGCCCCACCCGCAAGTGCTCGAGGTTGAAAGCCTCTGCGAGGTACTGGAGGCGCTCACCAGCCACCGGGCTTCGGGCGAGGGCTAGGTTTAGAAGCTCCGCGTGGGCGAGAGGCTGGGAGCCATGCCGGACTACATTTCAGTCGATATCCGGCGGTTCACGAGGCTTCTCCACCCTAAGATGGTCTCCCTCGTAGTAGCTCTCCGCGAGGACGGCAAGCCAAACGTTATGCCAGCCTCGTGGGTTATGCCCGCTTCCGTCGAGCCGCCTCTTCTCGTAGTTGCCGTTTCGCCGCGCCGCTACACGTACGACCTTATCCAGCGGCGGCCGGAGTTCACAGTTAACCCTGTCCCGCTCAAGATGAGGGGTGTCGTCGAGTACCTCGGCTCGGTGAGCGGGAGGGATGTGGACAAGCTTGCTCACGCGAAGCTGGGACTACTGCAGCCTGTAGCTGTCTCCACTCCGTGCCTCGAGGAGGCTCTAGCGTGTATCGAGTGCAGCGTGTGGGCGCAGTACCCCTGCGGCGACCACTACCTCATCGTGGGCAGGGTTAGGGCGGCTAGGGTCAGGCGGGACGCGTGGACAGGCAGCCTCTACGACTTGAGTGCTGCCGAGCCCCTGCTGCACCTGGGTGGGGACGAGTACGCCACCGCTTCGCGCGAGCCGCGAGGCAAGGAGCGCGGCGAAGGCTAGCGCGCTTCCCGCCGACCACTCAGACAAAGCTGACCGCTCTGAAGCCTCTCTGGGCGATCAGCTTAGATGACCACTTCTCCGCGAGGAGAGCGAGAAGCATCATCGCCGCAGCTACGGCTGCAGCGTGCGCTAGCAGAGGAGAGGCATGGGCAGTGCGAGCGGAGTATCTCGCCAGGTACGCGGGGCCCAGCAGCGGAATTAGAGACAGTGCCTCGATGTGCTCAGGGTTTAGAGGCAGGAGGAGCAGCCCGAGCTGCGCTAGGCTGGCGATGTCGAGGAGCGCGCTGGGCACGCCTACTTTCACGGACACCGCGGCTAGGAGCACTCCGTATGCTACTGCTTGCGCTAGGAGGAGTGCGAGGGATGCCGCTAGACTCCAGGTGTCGGCGGCTGCTGGAGCTAGGCCCAGCAGCGCTAGGGGTGCGATCACGATAGCAGAGGATATGGAGACCGACGCGAGGAGGGTGACCACTCTGCCGGCGGCCAGTGCGAGAGGCGAGACGCTAGCGTGCACGTGGTACTCGAGCACGCCGAGTAGCGCAGCGTACTCGAGCCAGCCGCCGATGAGCCAGGCGGAGTTCGCGATAACCATCCAAGCTACCATTGCCCAGAAGATCTCGGCTACGCTGCTCTGCCGCCCAACTGCGAGCGCGCCTACGATCGGGATGAGCGCCCAGAGCGCGTCTGTGAGCGCGTTAGAGAAGAGGCTGAGAACGTACTTCCTCAACCTCAAGGAGTGCAGCCAGAGGACTGCCCGGAGCCTCAAAGGTGCCCACCCCTCCGGAACACTGACGATTCAATTCTCTCAGAAGCTAGGAGCGAGGCTGTTAGCCACGCGGACGCGGTGGCTAGGAAAGCGGTTAGGAGAAGCTGCCAGTCGGCAGAGCTGTTAGTAGCGAGGGCCTCAGCCATGCTGAAGAGGTAAGTGGTCGGTAGAGCCGCAGAGACTGCTTTCACTAGCTGCGGCAGGGCTGCCACGGGGTATATGGCTCCCGAGGCTACGAGAAGCAGCGGTATTGTCCAGTCAATCCACGGGGCATCTTCCCGCGCGAGCAACGTGAGCGAGGCGACCAGCATCCCCAGGCTGGCGAGGGGGAGGGCGCCGAGCAAGCTGAGTGCAAGCGCTGCAGCCAGCTGGGCTGGAGTAGCGCCCCCAGCCACCATGAGCGGCGCGAGCTCCGCGAACTTGACTAGAGTCTCAATGAAGTATCTTGGCAGATAGGTGAGCAGCAGGATCTCGGCCATCCTGTGGGGTGCTAGCGAGGCGTAGGTCAAGACGCCTAAGAGTCTCTGGGTGATCGCGCCACCAGCTATATCCCAGAGGGAATCTACAGCCGAGGTGATGAGGATGCTGAGGAGCGCCCAAGCCACCAGGTTCTGCCCTGCGCCTAGAGCTGAGACGAAGAGGAGCACGAGGTAGGGGCGCGCGAGGAATGCTGCAAGCGCAGCCTTGTTGTGCTTGTACATCGATAGCCAGAGGTGCATGCCAGCCTTGACTAGAGCCAGCCTGGAGACCACCGCGATCACCTTTCCCCGACGATCTTGACGAAAGCATCCTCCAGGGTTGGCTCGCGAACAGCGATCCCGCGCAGCTTCAGCTTACTCCTCCGGAGGGTTTCCAGAAGCTCGCTGAGCGCGTGCTCGTACTCGTTCACTTTCACGGGAATCAGTATCCTGCTCGCCGGCCCCTCCCTCCTGCAGGTGACGGAGGAGTAGACGCTCCTAAGGGCTTGAAGAATGCTGCTCTCATGCTCGCAGGATACTCTGACCTCCAGAAACACTGTGTCGGCGACTTTCCTCTTCAGATCCTCCACCGTGTCGATCGCGGCGATTCTTCCATCGCTCAGGATAGCTACGCGGTCGCAGACGATCTCCGCTTCGAACATGTTGTGCGTTGTGATCAGCACGGTCTTTCCCCCCTCCTTGGCTAGGCTCCTAATCAGAGCTCTCACTCTGCGGGCGGACACCGGGTCTAGCCCGAGGGTCGGCTCGTCGAGGATCAGCACCTCTGGGTCGTTGAGGAGCGCTCGCGCGATGCCGAGCCTCGCCTTCATGCCGAGGGAGTACTCCTCGAAGGGCTTGTCCGCATTCTTCAGCAGGCCAACTTCTCTGAGCACTTCTTGGACCCGCTTCTCCAGGGCACTCCCGGAGAGGCCGTAGAGCATGCCGAAGTACTTTAGGTTCTCTCTCCCGGTGAGCTTCAGGAAGAAACCCCTCTCGACGCTGAGCATGACCCCGATAAGCCTCCTGACCTCCCTCCTCTCCTCGACGATGTCGTGGCCGAGAATTCTCGCAGTTCCGCTATCGGGGAGAAGCACCGTAGCTAGGATTTTCACCAGTGTTGACTTTCCCGCCCCGTTAGGCCCGAGAATCCCCAGCACCTCGGCTTTCCGCGCGTCAAATGTGACCCCTTTAAGGGCCTCTACCACAACCTTCTCGCGGCTGAACAGCCCCCTCCGCCTGAAAGAGACGTACCTCTTCCTCAAATCGAGTACCTGGACAGCGAGCATGCGAACCACCTCGGAGAGATGCTTAAAACAGCGCAAAGTAAGGGAGTGCTACTTTTACTACTATTTGAGGCAATTTAAGTTTTTCTTAAAAACGGGAGCGCCCTAGCGGCGGCCGTAGCGCAGCCTGACTGCCGCCGCCAGCAAGGGTGCTAGAAGTGAAGTGACAGCCAGCGGGGCAACTCCGGTAGCGCTTGCCGCAGCTGCTCCAGCGATAGGTCCCAGAGCGTACCCGAAGCCTATGGATGCCTCGAAAAGCGACGTGTAGGTGGAGACGCCCTCCTTTACTGCGAAGATTTCGGAGAGAGCGTTAGCGTAGACTACGCCCTGGCCTACGCCGGCAGCCGCAGCCCCAGCCACCACCAGCAACGGGTCGCCTCCGAGGAGGAGCAAGAGGGATCCCAACAACATGAGGGTGCCACCGGTTAAGTGGCGCAGCGGTGAGGGCAGCTTCTCGAAGAAGAAAAAGGTCAGCGTTCTGGAGAGCAGCATTGAAGTGTTCGCGAGCGAGACGTAAGCGAGGGGGAGCCCGCGCTGCTCGACGAGCAGTGGGTAGAAGGTGAGTACTCCGCCCGACGATACTGAGTAGCTTAGGCAGAGGATCCAGGGGCCCCACGCCCGCAGAGCTCTACCGGTATCTCCTGGAGGATCGCCACGCGGAGCAGCTCTAGCCGGCAGCGAGACGCCGGCAGCAGCTGAAGCTGCCGCTACAGCTGCGAGGGTAGTGAACTGCAGCGAGGGGGTGAGGGATAGGAGAGCTGACGTGGCTGCCGCTCCGAAGAGAGAGCCTGAGCTCCACGCGAAGGAGAACCGGGAGACGCTCCCACCCTTCGAAGAGACGATGTTCTCCACCGCTGGCCAGAAGAAGCCAAACGCGAGGAAGACGGCGCTCGCCGCTGCAGCTATCTGCACCCAGCCGATGAGCCTGGGTATGAGGAGTAGGGAGCCTGCCAGCAGCCCGAGTGCCGCGGCTACTGTAGCTTTCTCGCCTAGCAGGCGGGAGAGCCTCGCGGAGGAGAGGGCTCCAGCCACGTAGACCGCGGACGCTACGCCCGTGAGGAACCCTACCTCGGCTTCAGCGTAGCCGAGCCTGTAGGCGTAGAGTGCGACCGCGGGGGTGAAGAGAGCCTGCACTACGGATGCCGTGAACGAGAGCACGTAAGCGGTGAGCGTACCGGGCACAGCGGCACCCCGCCGGGGATGCTTAAAAGCTGAGCGCAGCTACGATGAGGAACGGTGCGAGCACTGTGAGGATGAAGCCGTGGAGAACGCTGGCCGGCGCGAAGTCCTCCCCGTAAGCGTGGATGTAGACAGGTAAGGTGTTATCCATCGTCGTCACACCGCCTAAGCTGAGCATCACCGACCTAGGGCCCCTGACCAGCGGGACCAGGAGGAACGTGGACTGCTCCCGCATCACGTTCAACAGGAAGGCTGCGAGGCCGGCGGAGGGTCCCGCTACGCTAGCGATGTAAGGGCCCGTGAAGCTGTACCAGCCCATCCCGAGCGTCATCGCTACCGCGAGGTCCGGGGGGATCCCCAGGACTCGCGAGCCGACTAGCCCGGCTAGAACCGATATCGCTACTGCTAGAGCGCAAGCTTCGAGCGCGGTTCTAGCGCCTTCGCGCAGAGCCTGGTGGTTCAGGGAGCTGGAGACGTAGAGCCCGGTGATAGCGATGAGCACAATAACCTCCCAGAAGAGAAGGGAGCCCAGCACTTCGCTGAGATAGGGGGCCAGGAAGCCGGACAGCCACCCTGCGAGTACCACGCTCAGTATCCTCCAGTCGATTCTCGGCGAAAACCTCGCTTCCGCGGCTTTCCCCCTACTCTTCGAGATGAGCGAGGCCGCTAGGGTGAGCGAGACGATCAACGAGAGTAGCGTAGCGGCGAGGATTAGCGCAGACACTGTAGCCTGAACCCCGCTGGAGGCAGCCCAGCAGGAAACCGAGAAGACGACCACAAGGATTATGCCCTCGAAAACCCACGCCGGAGGCTTTACGCGTGAAAGCTTGCCGGCGCCAACGCTCACCGCGAAGAGAGCGAGCACCGCCAGCGAGCTGGCTCCAGCGTCCATACTTCGAAGACCTCCTGCGCTGGCTCCCAAGCTTTTAAATCGCTTTCGTAATTGCAGCTGTACTTGCTTCATTTACGGAATGGGGCTGAATTCCCGCGTCCTACCGAGTCAGGGAGGCCGCACCCGGGTAGGTTTAACAGCTTACAGAACTGCCACCGCCTCCGAGGCGGCTCTCGCGAGTAGCGGAAGGGCGCTGAGCGCTGACACGCCGGCATACGGGGAAGCGTGAAAAGGATGCAGCATCAGGGGCTGAGCGCTAACTGCTCGATGATCTCGGCTAGGCCTTCAAACCCGTTAGGGTTCCCGCTTCTCGTAACGAGGAAAGCCCTGATACCCACTTTGCGCGGATTCTCGTAGTCGTGGACCTCATCGTCACCTATGTGCACTACTTCCTCGGCTTTCGCCCCGAGCTTCTCCATGACTCTCAGGAAGAACTCCGGCGGCTTCCCTGCGAGGGAGAAGTCAGAAGACGACGAGAAGACTCTGCTGATGTACTTGCTCAGCTCCGGTACTCTCTGGAACACGACTTCGATGAACTCTCTCGACGCGCTGGTGCTGATGACGAGCTCGACTTTCCCTGAGAGCCTCCTGAGGAATCTGGCGGCGTCCTCGTAGAGGAAGACCAGCTCCCCAGCTCTGCTTAAAGCCCAGCTCAGCTTATCGGGGAAACCGAACCTCTCGAACCAGTACGAAGGCCTGTACCAGCGGATATCTCCTGGGCCAATCTCCTCGTACGCTTGAAAGACCAGCTTCTTCGACTCCTCCAGGGGGACTCCCCACCTCTCGGAGTAGAGCTGGGGGACTAGCTCCAGCCAGAAGTAGTCGACGTAATTCCGGGACACCAGCGTCCCGTCGAGGTCCAGCGAGACTACACGCAACCTCGCCATGGCGCGCTAATGCCTCTGAAAAGGTTATAAAAAGCGCGGGGGGTCAGCAAGGCCGGGAAGCCTCACAGGTCGGCAGGTAGCCTAAAGTCATCACCACTAGAGTTTTTCCAAGCCTTTA
This window encodes:
- the trxA gene encoding thioredoxin encodes the protein MEAEIEEIKRRMLAQMLRSPRAGSTACPYNPEAGAAELAESLRGCKVVVADFWAEWCGPCRITSPIVEAVARKYEGRVAVLKINVDEHPELAAKFEVLSIPTIIVFHQGREVERFVGYSPSLPRQLDSLVKELLS
- a CDS encoding HAD family hydrolase; amino-acid sequence: MSALKDILAEAKIISFDFDGTLVDSYTYMRDVIELMLLHMGTPPNMLQLVSELAYQEWFSRERANAMSYAGFAALLAEAAGKSGLSLPPPPPDFNELFLEARIQATRPYPCAVQLLAALKARGKVVVSVSGNDGIPGFKERRVEASGLLRFFDKLVVLPAGQLSRVEALLEVSKEYGAEPSEVVHFDDRREVAYQIAEAGFRAVLVKTGMCTEALPHPQVLEVESLCEVLEALTSHRASGEG
- a CDS encoding flavin reductase family protein translates to MGERLGAMPDYISVDIRRFTRLLHPKMVSLVVALREDGKPNVMPASWVMPASVEPPLLVVAVSPRRYTYDLIQRRPEFTVNPVPLKMRGVVEYLGSVSGRDVDKLAHAKLGLLQPVAVSTPCLEEALACIECSVWAQYPCGDHYLIVGRVRAARVRRDAWTGSLYDLSAAEPLLHLGGDEYATASREPRGKERGEG
- a CDS encoding ABC transporter ATP-binding protein; the encoded protein is MLAVQVLDLRKRYVSFRRRGLFSREKVVVEALKGVTFDARKAEVLGILGPNGAGKSTLVKILATVLLPDSGTARILGHDIVEERREVRRLIGVMLSVERGFFLKLTGRENLKYFGMLYGLSGSALEKRVQEVLREVGLLKNADKPFEEYSLGMKARLGIARALLNDPEVLILDEPTLGLDPVSARRVRALIRSLAKEGGKTVLITTHNMFEAEIVCDRVAILSDGRIAAIDTVEDLKRKVADTVFLEVRVSCEHESSILQALRSVYSSVTCRREGPASRILIPVKVNEYEHALSELLETLRRSKLKLRGIAVREPTLEDAFVKIVGER
- a CDS encoding lysine exporter LysO family protein, with product MDAGASSLAVLALFAVSVGAGKLSRVKPPAWVFEGIILVVVFSVSCWAASSGVQATVSALILAATLLSLIVSLTLAASLISKSRGKAAEARFSPRIDWRILSVVLAGWLSGFLAPYLSEVLGSLLFWEVIVLIAITGLYVSSSLNHQALREGARTALEACALAVAISVLAGLVGSRVLGIPPDLAVAMTLGMGWYSFTGPYIASVAGPSAGLAAFLLNVMREQSTFLLVPLVRGPRSVMLSLGGVTTMDNTLPVYIHAYGEDFAPASVLHGFILTVLAPFLIVAALSF
- a CDS encoding HAD family hydrolase; the protein is MARLRVVSLDLDGTLVSRNYVDYFWLELVPQLYSERWGVPLEESKKLVFQAYEEIGPGDIRWYRPSYWFERFGFPDKLSWALSRAGELVFLYEDAARFLRRLSGKVELVISTSASREFIEVVFQRVPELSKYISRVFSSSSDFSLAGKPPEFFLRVMEKLGAKAEEVVHIGDDEVHDYENPRKVGIRAFLVTRSGNPNGFEGLAEIIEQLALSP